One window from the genome of Dermacentor silvarum isolate Dsil-2018 chromosome 5, BIME_Dsil_1.4, whole genome shotgun sequence encodes:
- the LOC119452393 gene encoding LOW QUALITY PROTEIN: allatostatin-A receptor-like (The sequence of the model RefSeq protein was modified relative to this genomic sequence to represent the inferred CDS: deleted 1 base in 1 codon) — protein MRSTTNNLIINLAMADLLFIVFCVPFTGWDYTLNYWPFGDAWCRIVQYLVIVCAYASIYTLVLMSLDRFLAVVHPITSMSIRTERNANLAILFTWVVILAACVPALFAHGVVLVEDSYSACTFRTDMGYNIVAFQISFFMSSFVVPLAIVFVLYLLMLKRLWLAAAPGGRISAESMRSKKRVTRLVVVVVVVFALCWCPVQVVLVLKSVDLYGRTMNAPRIVVQIASQILAYTNSCVNPFLYAFLSDNFRKSFRKVICCGRKASHVGGSSCKARSRLMDDAERSRKESSAACVAKLSKVSNDIL, from the exons ATGCGATCGACCACAAACAATCTCATAATCAACCTCGCCATGGCCGACCTGCTCTTCATCGTCTTCTGCGTCCCCTTCACCGGTTGGGACTACACCCTCAACTACTGGCCGTTCGGCGACGCCTGGTGCCGGATCGTCCAGTACCTCGTCATCGTGTGTGCGTACGCGAGCATCTACACGCTGGTCCTCATGTCCCTGGACCGGTTCCTCGCAGTCGTCCACCCTATCACGTCCATGTCCATAAGGACCGAGCGAAATGCCAATCTGGCCATACTCTTCACCTGGGTCGTCATCCTAGCCGCCTGCGTTCCGGCGCTCTTCGCTCACGGGGTCGTACTCGTCGAGGACTCCTACTCGGCCTGCACCTTCCGTACCGACATGGGGTACAACATCGTCGCCTTCCAGATATCCTTCTTCATGTCTTCGTTCGTCGTCCCCTTGGCCATCGTGTTCGTGCTGTACCTCCTGATGCTCAAGAGGCTGTGGCTCGCCGCCGCTCCCGGAGGCCGGATCAGCGCCGAGAGCATGCGCTCCAAGAAGCGCGTCACCCGCCTCGTCGTGGTCGTCGTGGTGGTGTTCGCGCTGTGCTGGTGTCCGGTGCAGGTGGTGCTGGTGCTCAAGAGCGTCGACCTGTACGGGAGGACGATGAACGCGCCGCGG ATCGTCGTCCAGATCGCGTCGCAGATCCTCGCCTACACCAACTCGTGCGTGAATCCGTTCCTGTACGCGTTCCTCTCGGACAACTTCCGCAAGAGCTTCCGCAAGGTGATCTGCTGCGGCCGCAAGGCGTCGCACGTGGGAGGCTCGTCGTGCAAGGCGCGATCGCGCCTCATGGACGATGCCGAGAGGTCGAGGAAGGAGAGCTCGGCCGCGTGTGTCGCGAAACTGTCCAAGGTGTCAAATGACATACTGTGA